From the genome of Pelosinus fermentans DSM 17108:
TTATTCCGTCGTTCCGGGTGTTGATCGCATTTTACCAGTCGATGTGTATATTCCAGGCTGTCCCCCACGTCCTGAAGCTTTAATTCAGGGCATGTTAGAACTAAAACGCAGGATTCAAAATCCTGAAGTTGCAAGGATGGATAAGCATGAGTAAGCAAATGATCAGCAGTGAGTTGTTTCTTAGACTACAAGCACAGTTTTCACCAGGGGTGACTATTATTGGCGAACATTTTCAGCAGGCTTTATTGGTTGAGTCAGAGGAATTGATAGAGCTTTTAACCGTGCTTAAGACCGATCCCAACTATCAATTTAATCTATTAAGCAATCTGACGGCTGTGGATTATGTAGAATACTTTGAAGTAGTTTATCATCTTTACTCATTGCCGTTAAAACAATCGGCCACCATCAAAACACGCTGTACAAATGACCATGCCTCTGTTCCTTCGGTAACAGCCATTTGGCCGTCTGCTGATTTTCAGGAACGAGAAGTTTATGACTTGTTAGGGATTAGGTTTACTGGTCATCCCAATCTGCTGCGTATTCTAATGCCTGATGACTTTCCTGAACATCCGTTACGTAAAGCCTATCAATTTACTCCAGACGGAGAAAAGGGGTGATAAACCTTGCCAAAAACAGAAACCTATACGTTAAATATGGGACCTCAGCATCCCAGCACCCATGGTGTCTTACAGGTAGTACTGGAATTAGATGGGGAAAGAGTTGTTAAAGCGATACCACAAATGGGCTATCTTCATCGGGGGATTGAAAAACTAGCGGAAAGTCGTACTTATACTCAGTTTATTCCTTATACAGACCGCTTAGATTATGTTTCGTCTATGGGAAATAATTTGGGCTATTGTCAAACAATTGAGAAACTTATGGCGATCTCAGTGCCTGAGCGCGCCGAATATTTGCGGGTTATTATGACGGAACTTAACAGGATTGCCAGCCATTTGATTTTTATGAGTTCAGTAGCTATTGATCTGGGAGCTACCACGGGAATGATGTTTGGATTTCGTGATCGTGAACGAATTTTGGATTTGTTTGATATGGCCTGCGGAGCAAGGCTGACTTACAGTTATATTCGTTTTGGCGGAGTCAGGGAAGATGTGCCTGCTGAATTTATAGAGGCGACCCGTCAATTTCTAGCTGATTTCCCAGCCATGTTAACCGAACACCATACGTTATTATCTGGAAATGAAATTCTGCACCACCGCTTAAAGGGCAGTGGCATTATAAGCGGACAACGTGCTGTAGAAACTGGTCTGACCGGGCCGACCCTGCGTGCATCCGGAGTTGATTATGATATTCGCAAAATAGAGCCTTATGGGATTTATGACCGTTTTTCCTTTTGTGTACCATTAGGAACAGTTGGTGATAATTGGGATCGTTATATGGTAAGGATGGAAGAAATGCAGCAAAGTGCTGACATTATTGCCCAGGCGTTAGACCAGTTACCCCCAGGACCGGTGATGACCAAGATACCAAAGGTCTTGAAGCCGTTGCCTGGTGACGTTTATCATCGCATCGAAAACCCCCGGGGTGAATTAGGTTATTATGTTGTCAGTGATGGCTCGACTAAACCCTACCGCATTCATGTGCGCCGCCCCTCATTTATTAATCTTCAAGCGCTTAATGAGATTTGTCAGGGATCATTAATTGCCGATGTGGTTGCCATATTGGCTACCTTAGACCCTCTTATGGGGGAAGTCGATTGTTAATTTTAAGGAAGGGGGTGGGTAAAGCGTGCAAGAAGTAACAGGTTTGTTTATGGTTGCAACTATGTTGCGGAACATACTCGGTAAATATTTACCCAATCCTCAGTGGGTAGATATTGTTATTACATTGATTAATATTGGAGCAATTTTCACCGTTATTTCATTATCTGCTGTCATCTTAGTTTACGCTGAACGTAAGGTGAGCGCTTATATGCAGATGCGAATAGGTCCTAACCGTGTTGGTCCTTGGGGAATCTTGCAAACTGTGGCCGACATGATTAAACTAATGTCCAAAGAAGATATTATGCCTGTTGGTGCTGATCGGTGGCTATGGATACTGGCCCCGGTGCTATTATTTATTCCTTCTGCTGCTGTGTATGTTGTATTTCCATTTGATAATCAAGCCATTTTTGCTGATTTAAATATTGGTATATTTTATTTTATTGCCGTATCTTCCCAGGCTACTTTGCCCTTTCTCATGGCTGGGTGGGCTTCTAATAGTAAGTATGCTCTGATTGGGGGTATGAGGACAGTAGCGCAAATGCTGAGCTATGAAATTCCTTTGGTTTTCTCAATTTTAGGAGTTGTTATGATTGTCGGTTCCATGCGGATGAGTGATATTGTTGCTGCCCAACAGCAAGTTTGGTTTATTGTGGTTCAGCCATTAGCCTTTATAATTTTTTTGATTGCGGCAACTGCCGAAACCAACCGGGCTCCCTTCGATTTGGTTGAAAGCGAATCAGAATTGGTCGCTGGTCCTTTTACTGAGTATAGCGGTATGCGCTGGGCCTTGTTTTTCTTGGCTGAATACGCCAATCTATTTGCCGCTTCGGCCATCGCTGTTACCTTATTTCTTGGCGGCTGGAATGGTCCTTGGCTGCCAGGCTGGTTATGGTTTCTCTTAAAAACTGCACTTATGATTTTTGTGTTTATGTGGTTACGCTGGACTTTTCCTCGCCCACGGGTAGATCAATTGATGGCCTTTGGCTGGAAAATACTCCTGCCATTATCATTGGTTAACGTTGTTCTTACCGGTATCGGCATTTATACCGTTAAATATTTCAGTTAGGAGGTGCAGGTATGCAAGGGAAAGGTTTATTAGCTGGAATGAGAATTACCCTGAACCGTTTGTTTGGTAAAAAGATAACCGTTCATTATCCGGAAGAAAAAATACCCATGTCACCGCGCTTCCGAGGCGGCGAATTGGATTTGGCTCATAATAAATGTATTGCCTGTGGCTTGTGTGCTATGGCTTGTCCGAATCAGGTGATCGAATTAACTACCAGGACAGACGAACATAAGAAACGGCACTTAACTTCTTATATTTATCACTCAGGACGCTGTCTGTACTGTAACTACTGTATTGAGGTCTGTCCGACTGATGCGATTTGCTGGGACAAGAATTATGAAAACTCCCGTTATTTCCGGCATCAATTAGATGTTGACTGCTTAGCCATATCACGGGGAAAATCGCCAAATGCGGTTGTGGGTACAAATCCAGACGACACGGATAAAGAGGAGGGCACTACATGAGCGAGTGGGGTCTGACAGTCGCCTTTTATAGCTTAGCCACCATTACCGTTGCATCAGCGATTGGTGTGGTAAGAAAAAGTAACTTAGTGCATAGTGCCTTATTATTGGCCTTGTGTTTTGTCGGTGTCAGTGGTTTATATGTATTGCTGCATGCCGAATTCTTAGCAGCAGTGCAACTGTTAATTTATAGCGGGGCGGTTGCAGTTATTATGGTCTTGGGTATTATGCTGACGCAGCGGAGCAATATGAATGACACTAATCCCAGCAATGATCGCTCGCGCTGGGCAGTTGCCATATGTGGTATGTTCACTCTGGTTACTCTGAGTGTAATTGCTACAACACCGTGGCATTATTCCATTGCCATGACCATTGAAGACAGTGCTCCAGTCATAGCCCGAGTTTTATTGACGGAATATATGATTGCTTTTGAAGCGACGGCAGTACTGCTCTTGGCAGCTATGGTAGGTGCAATTGTATTGGCGAAGGGGGTGGAAGATAAATGATTGGCTTAGTCCATTATTTAACAGTTGGGGCGTTACTTTTTACCATTGGATTATATGGAGTTCTGACTAAACGCAATATTGTGGCTATGTTAATGAGTATTGAGCTGATGCTTAATGCTGTGAATATTAATTTAGTTGCATTCTCACACTTTATAACTCCAGAACTATTAACGGGACAGGTCTTTGCGTTGTTTACCATTAGCGTAGCCGCATCCGAGGTGGCTGTGGGTCTAGCTTTGGTCTTTCGTGTTTATCATGACCGTAACACCGTGTACGCTGATCGTTTGAATTGGCTGCGCTGGTAGTAATGGCAATAGGAAGAAGGTGAAAAATATGTTTAGTGAATATGCGCTCCAGCATGCCTGGCTGATTCCTTTATTGCCGGCATTATCCTTTATCGTTATTGGTTTATTACTGCGCCGAGTGCCATTATTGTCAGCGGCGGTAGCAATCAGTGTCAGTAGTCTCAGTCTGGTTTTGGCCTTTGGTGTCTGTCAGGCAGTGCTGCTTCAGGGTATTACGGTTGACAATCCGTTGATCTACCGTGTCCCATGGGTGAATATTACTGGACTTGCGATTGATATGGGGGTCTATATTGATCCAATCTCAGCCATGATGCTGATGGTAGTTACCTTAGTCTCCTTGATGGTTCAAATTTATTCCCTTGGCTATATGCAGGGTGATCCCGGATTTGGACGATTTTATGCCTATCTGTCTTTATTCGTCGCTGCCATGCTGGGCTTAGTCATTGCTGTCAATTTTGTACAAATGTTTATCTTTTGGGAACTGGTGGGCTTATCTTCCTATTTATTAATTGGTTATTATTTTTATAAAGTGTCAGCTCGTGAGGCCGCTAAAAAAGCTTTTATTACCACACGAATTGGTGATTTCGGGTTACTTCTTGGCATTCTTTTGCTTCAGATTATTTTT
Proteins encoded in this window:
- a CDS encoding NADH-quinone oxidoreductase subunit J gives rise to the protein MSEWGLTVAFYSLATITVASAIGVVRKSNLVHSALLLALCFVGVSGLYVLLHAEFLAAVQLLIYSGAVAVIMVLGIMLTQRSNMNDTNPSNDRSRWAVAICGMFTLVTLSVIATTPWHYSIAMTIEDSAPVIARVLLTEYMIAFEATAVLLLAAMVGAIVLAKGVEDK
- a CDS encoding NADH-quinone oxidoreductase subunit C, whose product is MSKQMISSELFLRLQAQFSPGVTIIGEHFQQALLVESEELIELLTVLKTDPNYQFNLLSNLTAVDYVEYFEVVYHLYSLPLKQSATIKTRCTNDHASVPSVTAIWPSADFQEREVYDLLGIRFTGHPNLLRILMPDDFPEHPLRKAYQFTPDGEKG
- the nuoH gene encoding NADH-quinone oxidoreductase subunit NuoH, with protein sequence MQEVTGLFMVATMLRNILGKYLPNPQWVDIVITLINIGAIFTVISLSAVILVYAERKVSAYMQMRIGPNRVGPWGILQTVADMIKLMSKEDIMPVGADRWLWILAPVLLFIPSAAVYVVFPFDNQAIFADLNIGIFYFIAVSSQATLPFLMAGWASNSKYALIGGMRTVAQMLSYEIPLVFSILGVVMIVGSMRMSDIVAAQQQVWFIVVQPLAFIIFLIAATAETNRAPFDLVESESELVAGPFTEYSGMRWALFFLAEYANLFAASAIAVTLFLGGWNGPWLPGWLWFLLKTALMIFVFMWLRWTFPRPRVDQLMAFGWKILLPLSLVNVVLTGIGIYTVKYFS
- the nuoK gene encoding NADH-quinone oxidoreductase subunit NuoK, with the translated sequence MIGLVHYLTVGALLFTIGLYGVLTKRNIVAMLMSIELMLNAVNINLVAFSHFITPELLTGQVFALFTISVAASEVAVGLALVFRVYHDRNTVYADRLNWLRW
- a CDS encoding NuoI/complex I 23 kDa subunit family protein codes for the protein MQGKGLLAGMRITLNRLFGKKITVHYPEEKIPMSPRFRGGELDLAHNKCIACGLCAMACPNQVIELTTRTDEHKKRHLTSYIYHSGRCLYCNYCIEVCPTDAICWDKNYENSRYFRHQLDVDCLAISRGKSPNAVVGTNPDDTDKEEGTT
- a CDS encoding NADH-quinone oxidoreductase subunit D, producing the protein MPKTETYTLNMGPQHPSTHGVLQVVLELDGERVVKAIPQMGYLHRGIEKLAESRTYTQFIPYTDRLDYVSSMGNNLGYCQTIEKLMAISVPERAEYLRVIMTELNRIASHLIFMSSVAIDLGATTGMMFGFRDRERILDLFDMACGARLTYSYIRFGGVREDVPAEFIEATRQFLADFPAMLTEHHTLLSGNEILHHRLKGSGIISGQRAVETGLTGPTLRASGVDYDIRKIEPYGIYDRFSFCVPLGTVGDNWDRYMVRMEEMQQSADIIAQALDQLPPGPVMTKIPKVLKPLPGDVYHRIENPRGELGYYVVSDGSTKPYRIHVRRPSFINLQALNEICQGSLIADVVAILATLDPLMGEVDC